The Vidua chalybeata isolate OUT-0048 chromosome 24, bVidCha1 merged haplotype, whole genome shotgun sequence genome includes a window with the following:
- the ADIPOR1 gene encoding adiponectin receptor protein 1 isoform X2 gives MASRKAPAGAGSGLVAASRDRDRERERAHLELAELGPLLEEKGDQGPTGAASAEDPPCPVAREEEEEVVRVLTLPLQAHHAMEKMEEFVYKVWEGRWRVIPYDVLPDWLKDNDYLLHGHRPPMPSFRACFRSIFRIHTETGNIWTHLLGFVLFLCLGILTMLRPNMYFMAPLQEKVVFGMFFLGAVLCLSFSWLFHTVYCHSEKVSRTFSKLDYSGIALLIMGSFVPWLYYSFYCSPQPRLIYLSIVCVLGISAIIVAQWDRFATPKHRQTRAVPVSSDLPRAGSGCSLCPLLWGVQPAGISLRPGRGVHR, from the exons ATGGCGTCCCGCAAGGCCCCTGCCGGGGCGGGCAGCGGGCTTGTGGCCGCCAGCCGAGACCGGGATCGGGAGCGGGAACGGGCGCACCTGGAGCTCGCCGAGCTGGGGCCGCTCCTTGAAGAGAAGGGGGACCAGGGACCCACCGGCGCGGCCAGC GCCGAGGACCCACCATGCCCAGTGGCCcgcgaggaggaggaggaggtggtaCGGGTGCTGACCCTGCCTCTGCAGGCTCACCATGCCATGGAGAAGATGGAAGAGTTCGTGTACAAG GTGTGGGAAGGACGCTGGCGTGTGATCCCATACGACGTCCTGCCCGACTGGCTCAAGGACAACGATTACCTCCTGCATGGACACCGGCCCCCCATGCCCTCCTTCCGCGCCTGCTTCCGGAGCATTTTCCGGATACACACCGAGACAGGCAACATCTGGACACACCTGCTGG ggtttgtTCTGTTCCTCTGCCTGGGGATCCTGACCATGCTGCGGCCCAACATGTACTTTATGGCTCCTCTCCAAGAAAAAGTGGTGTTCGGGATGTTCTTCctgggagcagtgctgtgccTCAGCTTCTCCTGGCTTTTCCACACTGTCTACTGTCACTCAGAGAAGGTCTCACGGACTTTTTCAAA GTTGGATTATTCAGGAATTGCACTGCTGATCATGGGGAGCTTCGTCCCGTGGCTCTACTACTCCTTCTACTGCTCCCCACAGCCAAGACTCATCTACCTCTCCATCGTCTGTGTCTTGGGTATCTCTGCCATCATTGTGGCACAGTGGGACCGATTTGCTACCCCCAAGCACAGGCAGACCAGAGCAG TTCCAGTCTCATCAGATCTTCCACGTGCTGGTAGTGGCTGCAGCCTTTGTCCACTTCTATGGGGTGTCCAACCTGCAGGAATTTCGCTACGGCCTGGAAGGGGGGTGCACAGATGA
- the LOC128799563 gene encoding tetraspanin-18-like has protein sequence MVGIENDLGILGSCSPPHSAGAKGSRTSQGWLWPGFCSPLRRDKYCCVPPPGVPMGVLSCVKYLMFIFNVLVFAGGTCLAGMGIWVAVDPAGFQDIVAARAVLSAGAWLLLVVGIALSLLGFLGCCGALRRSRPLLLLFFILVSLVFLTQLIGAILFLVHWKQVLAPSPVSPASLCHAMAMALESTRQLGLV, from the exons ATGGTGGGGATAGAAAATgatctgggaattttgggaagctGCAGCCCCCCACATTCTGCTGGAGCCAAGGGGTCCAGGACAAGTCAGGGCTGGCTGTGGCCAGGGTTCTGCTCTCCTCTCCGTAGGGACAAATACTGCTGTGTCCCCCCTCCCGGTGTCCCTATGGGTGTCTTGAGCTGCGTGAAGTACCTGATGTTCATCTTCAACGTGCTGGTGTTT gctgggggaaCGTGCCTGGCAGGCATGGGAATCTGGGTGGCTGTGGACCCAGCTGGTTTCCAAGACATCGTGGCCGCCAGGGCCGTGCTGAGCGCAGGCgcgtggctgctgctggtcGTGGGCATcgccctgtccctgctgggcttcctgggctgctgtggggcCCTGCGCCGGAGCCGCCCACTCCTACTGCTG TTCTTCATCCTCGTCAGCCTCGTCTTCCTCACGCAGCTCATTGGGGCCATTCTCTTCCTGGTGCACTGGAAACAGGTACTGGCAccatccccagtgtcaccagccTCCCTCTGTCATGCCATGGCCATGGCTCTTGAGTCCACCAGGCAACTGGGGCTGGTGTAG
- the ADIPOR1 gene encoding adiponectin receptor protein 1 isoform X1 — MASRKAPAGAGSGLVAASRDRDRERERAHLELAELGPLLEEKGDQGPTGAASAEDPPCPVAREEEEEVVRVLTLPLQAHHAMEKMEEFVYKVWEGRWRVIPYDVLPDWLKDNDYLLHGHRPPMPSFRACFRSIFRIHTETGNIWTHLLGFVLFLCLGILTMLRPNMYFMAPLQEKVVFGMFFLGAVLCLSFSWLFHTVYCHSEKVSRTFSKLDYSGIALLIMGSFVPWLYYSFYCSPQPRLIYLSIVCVLGISAIIVAQWDRFATPKHRQTRAGVFLGLGLSGVVPTMHFTIAEGFVKATTVGQMGWFFLMAVMYITGAGLYAARIPERFFPGKFDIWFQSHQIFHVLVVAAAFVHFYGVSNLQEFRYGLEGGCTDDSLL; from the exons ATGGCGTCCCGCAAGGCCCCTGCCGGGGCGGGCAGCGGGCTTGTGGCCGCCAGCCGAGACCGGGATCGGGAGCGGGAACGGGCGCACCTGGAGCTCGCCGAGCTGGGGCCGCTCCTTGAAGAGAAGGGGGACCAGGGACCCACCGGCGCGGCCAGC GCCGAGGACCCACCATGCCCAGTGGCCcgcgaggaggaggaggaggtggtaCGGGTGCTGACCCTGCCTCTGCAGGCTCACCATGCCATGGAGAAGATGGAAGAGTTCGTGTACAAG GTGTGGGAAGGACGCTGGCGTGTGATCCCATACGACGTCCTGCCCGACTGGCTCAAGGACAACGATTACCTCCTGCATGGACACCGGCCCCCCATGCCCTCCTTCCGCGCCTGCTTCCGGAGCATTTTCCGGATACACACCGAGACAGGCAACATCTGGACACACCTGCTGG ggtttgtTCTGTTCCTCTGCCTGGGGATCCTGACCATGCTGCGGCCCAACATGTACTTTATGGCTCCTCTCCAAGAAAAAGTGGTGTTCGGGATGTTCTTCctgggagcagtgctgtgccTCAGCTTCTCCTGGCTTTTCCACACTGTCTACTGTCACTCAGAGAAGGTCTCACGGACTTTTTCAAA GTTGGATTATTCAGGAATTGCACTGCTGATCATGGGGAGCTTCGTCCCGTGGCTCTACTACTCCTTCTACTGCTCCCCACAGCCAAGACTCATCTACCTCTCCATCGTCTGTGTCTTGGGTATCTCTGCCATCATTGTGGCACAGTGGGACCGATTTGCTACCCCCAAGCACAGGCAGACCAGAGCAG GCgtgttcctggggctgggactgaGCGGGGTTGTGCCCACCATGCACTTCACCATTGCCGAGGGCTTTGTGAAGGCCACCACGGTGGGGCAGATGGGCTGGTTCTTCCTCATGGCTGTGATGTACATCACTGGCGCTGGGCTCTACGCTGCCCGCATTCCTGAGCGCTTCTTCCCGGGCAAGTTCGACATCTGG TTCCAGTCTCATCAGATCTTCCACGTGCTGGTAGTGGCTGCAGCCTTTGTCCACTTCTATGGGGTGTCCAACCTGCAGGAATTTCGCTACGGCCTGGAAGGGGGGTGCACAGATGACTCTCTCCTCTGA